One stretch of Xanthomonas sp. DAR 35659 DNA includes these proteins:
- a CDS encoding diguanylate cyclase gives MPIRFLLSLLLLTASAALAAQTLHPAYPEVVRRFSTHDGLPQNSVNAMVQDRDGFLWLGTFGGLARFDGSEFNVYRSLADSGPSSDRILQLFEDARGQLWIGSEDAGVSVYRDGRFLRLDVCDGRCLVRRFVAAADHSIWVLSSAGTYRIDPRTLRTLEHHPQALDVAAALGGDEQLYVGGRGLWRMRQGQREPVPLPSGEDRINTLSSEGSVLWVGAGDGLYRYDTVRRQWLPDPAPVRGALALARDAQQRLWVLDVDGRVFRDDDDGSGLRPLAVPALPASRSLLTDRDGNLWLGSNARGLLRIARSRIGLLNDARLGMDLPGLPVVGDGSGGLWLGTVCGGLRHWDAPSGRLRHWSLQPALGNDCVWSLHRDDAGGLWIGTVDGRVGYLSPAAQDDRAPRDSDDARRRAPRLIAQWPDQLPIRALYRTAGNTLLVASGQTVSSIAVGPNGETAAPQPIPGLPGGVALIQPAQQGGLWLAGSEGVVRWQEQRVVERWNTGNGLSSRFVRSLYERPDGTLWVGTYGGGLNRIAGGRVQRFDRGSGLFDDVVSCMLADAQGGLWLSGNRGISLLPAEQLARAAAGEELSAIGFSESDGLEPAETNGGGQPACLRDSAGTLWFPLISGFARIDPLALGRRRVQAPPVRFQSLLAGGRKLPLAAEVRLPPHSHDVEVKFTAINLSAPEKTRFRYRLTQPGQDPAWIDIGAQRSLHFPLLPWEDITLEVIARSDTGTWSATPARLRLRQPLPWYLSPLGLGTAAALALALLLVGWRLHDYRLRHHRDLLARLVRTRTLELEQANRRLADQAQRDPVTGIANHRHFVESQQRMWAQMQAQQRPLSLLMIDIDEFKRFNDHYGHRAGDDCLRTVAMAMDAQLREDGVLARYGGEEFVALLPGCDSQAARAVGERLRQTVLDCAVSHAPGAQHRLVTVSIGCASKWPSADLSLTRLTDLADQALYRAKKNGRNRVETA, from the coding sequence ATGCCGATCCGCTTCCTGCTGTCGTTGCTGCTGCTGACCGCCAGTGCCGCACTCGCCGCGCAGACGCTACACCCTGCCTATCCGGAGGTGGTGCGCCGCTTCTCCACCCATGACGGACTGCCGCAGAACTCGGTCAACGCGATGGTGCAGGACCGCGACGGCTTCCTGTGGCTGGGCACCTTCGGCGGACTGGCGCGCTTCGACGGCAGCGAGTTCAACGTCTACCGCAGCCTGGCCGACAGCGGCCCCTCCAGCGACCGGATCCTGCAACTGTTCGAGGACGCGCGCGGGCAGCTGTGGATCGGCAGCGAGGACGCCGGGGTCAGCGTCTACCGCGACGGCCGCTTCCTGCGCCTGGACGTCTGCGACGGACGCTGCCTGGTGCGCCGTTTCGTGGCCGCCGCCGACCACAGCATCTGGGTGCTGAGCAGCGCCGGCACCTACCGGATCGACCCGCGCACGCTGCGCACCCTCGAACACCATCCGCAGGCGCTGGACGTGGCCGCCGCGCTCGGCGGCGACGAACAGCTCTATGTCGGCGGGCGGGGCCTGTGGCGGATGCGTCAGGGACAGCGCGAGCCGGTGCCCCTGCCGAGCGGGGAAGACCGGATCAACACCCTGTCCAGCGAAGGCAGCGTGCTGTGGGTCGGCGCCGGCGATGGTCTGTACCGCTACGACACGGTGCGCCGGCAATGGCTGCCGGATCCGGCGCCGGTGCGCGGCGCGCTGGCGCTGGCGCGCGATGCGCAGCAGCGCCTGTGGGTGCTGGATGTCGATGGCCGGGTATTCCGCGACGACGACGATGGCAGCGGCCTGCGCCCACTGGCGGTCCCGGCCCTGCCCGCGTCGCGCAGCCTGCTCACCGACCGCGACGGCAACCTGTGGCTGGGCAGCAATGCGCGCGGCCTGCTGCGCATCGCGCGCTCGCGCATCGGCCTGCTCAACGACGCGCGCCTGGGCATGGACCTGCCCGGCCTGCCGGTGGTCGGCGACGGCAGCGGCGGCCTGTGGCTGGGCACCGTCTGCGGCGGCCTGCGGCATTGGGACGCGCCCAGCGGGCGCCTGCGGCACTGGTCGCTGCAGCCGGCGCTGGGCAACGACTGCGTCTGGTCCCTGCACCGCGACGACGCCGGCGGGCTGTGGATCGGCACGGTCGATGGCCGCGTCGGCTACCTGTCGCCCGCCGCGCAGGACGACCGCGCCCCGCGCGACAGCGACGACGCGCGCCGCCGCGCGCCGCGCCTGATCGCGCAATGGCCCGATCAGTTGCCGATCCGCGCCCTGTACCGCACCGCCGGCAACACGCTGCTGGTCGCCAGCGGCCAGACCGTCTCTTCCATCGCGGTCGGCCCCAACGGCGAGACCGCTGCCCCGCAGCCGATCCCCGGCCTGCCCGGCGGCGTGGCCCTGATCCAGCCGGCGCAGCAGGGCGGCCTGTGGCTGGCCGGCAGCGAAGGCGTGGTGCGCTGGCAGGAGCAGCGGGTGGTGGAGCGCTGGAATACCGGCAACGGCCTGTCCAGCCGCTTCGTGCGCTCGCTGTACGAGCGGCCCGACGGCACGCTGTGGGTCGGCACCTACGGCGGCGGCCTCAACCGCATCGCCGGCGGCCGCGTGCAGCGCTTCGATCGCGGCAGCGGCCTGTTCGACGACGTGGTCTCGTGCATGCTCGCCGACGCGCAGGGCGGGCTGTGGCTCAGCGGCAATCGCGGCATTTCGCTGCTGCCGGCCGAGCAACTGGCCAGGGCCGCCGCCGGCGAGGAACTGAGCGCGATCGGCTTTTCCGAAAGCGATGGCCTGGAACCGGCCGAGACCAACGGCGGCGGCCAGCCCGCGTGCCTGCGCGACAGCGCCGGCACGCTGTGGTTTCCCCTGATCTCCGGCTTCGCCCGGATCGACCCGCTGGCGCTGGGCCGCCGCCGCGTGCAGGCGCCGCCGGTGCGCTTCCAGTCGCTGCTGGCCGGCGGGCGCAAGCTGCCGCTGGCGGCGGAGGTGCGGCTGCCGCCGCACAGCCACGACGTCGAGGTGAAGTTCACCGCGATCAACCTCAGCGCGCCGGAGAAGACCCGTTTCCGCTACCGCCTGACCCAGCCCGGGCAGGACCCGGCCTGGATCGACATCGGCGCCCAGCGCAGCCTGCACTTCCCGCTGCTGCCGTGGGAAGACATCACCCTGGAGGTCATCGCGCGCAGCGATACCGGCACCTGGTCGGCCACGCCGGCGCGCCTGCGCCTGCGCCAGCCGCTGCCGTGGTACCTGTCGCCGCTCGGGCTGGGCACGGCGGCGGCCCTGGCGCTGGCGCTGCTGCTGGTCGGCTGGCGCCTCCACGACTACCGCCTGCGCCACCACCGCGACCTGCTGGCACGGCTGGTGCGCACCCGCACCCTGGAGCTGGAACAGGCCAACCGCCGCCTCGCCGACCAGGCCCAACGCGACCCGGTCACCGGCATCGCCAATCACCGCCACTTCGTCGAAAGCCAGCAACGGATGTGGGCGCAGATGCAGGCGCAGCAGCGGCCGTTGTCGCTGCTGATGATCGACATCGACGAGTTCAAGCGCTTCAACGACCACTATGGCCACCGCGCCGGCGACGACTGCCTGCGCACGGTGGCGATGGCGATGGACGCGCAACTGCGCGAGGACGGCGTGCTGGCGCGCTACGGCGGCGAGGAATTCGTGGCGCTGTTGCCCGGTTGCGACAGCCAGGCGGCGCGCGCCGTCGGCGAACGCCTGCGGCAGACGGTGCTGGACTGCGCGGTGTCGCATGCGCCGGGCGCCCAGCATCGGCTGGTGACCGTCAGCATCGGCTGCGCCAGCAAATGGCCCAGCGCCGACCTGTCGCTCACCCGCCTCACCGACCTCGCCGACCAGGCCCTGTACCGGGCCAAGAAGAACGGCCGCAACCGGGTGGAAACCGCCTGA
- a CDS encoding nuclear transport factor 2 family protein — protein MLLLALPGCQRDTAELRLRKDMAALQEAVEERRLRDAMEGVAEDFVGDAGMDRAALHNLLRAQFLANARIGIIVGPPSIALQGNDADVRFDAVLSGSQTRLVPERMQRYSVVTAWRAQDGRWRLRHAQWTPVE, from the coding sequence ATGCTGCTTCTGGCGTTGCCGGGCTGCCAGCGCGACACCGCGGAACTGCGGCTGCGCAAGGACATGGCCGCGTTGCAGGAGGCGGTGGAGGAACGCCGCCTGCGCGACGCGATGGAGGGCGTGGCCGAGGACTTCGTGGGCGATGCGGGGATGGATCGTGCTGCGTTGCACAACCTGTTGCGCGCGCAATTCCTGGCCAATGCACGGATCGGGATCATCGTCGGGCCGCCGTCGATCGCTCTGCAGGGCAACGATGCCGACGTGCGTTTCGACGCGGTACTCAGCGGCAGTCAGACCCGTCTGGTGCCGGAACGGATGCAGCGCTACTCGGTGGTCACCGCGTGGCGCGCGCAGGACGGCCGCTGGCGGCTGCGGCACGCGCAATGGACGCCGGTGGAGTAG
- the acnB gene encoding bifunctional aconitate hydratase 2/2-methylisocitrate dehydratase, whose product MLEAYRHHVAERAALGIPPLPLSAQQTAQVIELLKNPPAGEETFLVELLSHRVPAGVDDAAKVKASYLAAVAFGSEKTPLISPTRATELLGTMLGGYNIHPLIELLDNAELGAVAAEGLKHTLLIFDAFHDVQEKAEAGNAHAKAVLQSWAEAEWFTSKPEVPQSLTITVFKVPGETNTDDLSPAPDATTRPDIPLHALAMLKNKRDGAPFEPEEDGKRGPIQAIADLKAKGHLVAYVGDVVGTGSSRKSATNSVLWWTGEDIPYIPNKRFGGVCLGSKIAPIFYNTMEDAGALPIELDVSQMEHGDVVELRPYEGKALKNGQVIAEFAMKSDVLFDEVRAGGRIPLIVGRGLTAKAREFLGLPASTLFRLPMDPPDTGKGFSLAQKMVGRACGLPEGQGMRPGTYCEPKMTSVGSQDTTGPMTRDELKDLACLGFSADLVMQSFCHTAAYPKPVDVKTHHTLPEFISTRGGVSLRPGDGVIHSWLNRMLLPDTVGTGGDSHTRFPIGISFPAGSGLVAFAAATGVMPLDMPESVLVRFKGQMQPGVTLRDLVNAIPLYAIKQGLLTVAKQGKKNIFSGRILEIEGLPELKVEQAFELSDASAERSAAGCTVRLNKEPIVEYLTSNITLLKWMIAEGYADARSLARRIKKMEEWLADPQLLEPDADAEYAAVIEIDLADIHEPIVACPNDPDDVKTLSDVAGAAIDEVFIGSCMTNIGHFRAAAKLLEGKRDIPTRLWVAPPTKMDASELTKEGHYGTFGAAGARMEMPGCSLCMGNQAQAREGATVFSTSTRNFPNRLGRNTNVYLGSAELAAICSRLGRIPTKDEYMADVGVIKTSGEQIYRYMNFDQIQDYQDVAATVAA is encoded by the coding sequence ATGTTGGAAGCCTACCGCCACCACGTTGCAGAGCGCGCCGCGCTCGGAATCCCGCCGCTGCCGCTGAGCGCGCAGCAGACCGCGCAGGTCATCGAACTGCTGAAGAACCCGCCGGCCGGCGAGGAGACGTTCCTGGTCGAACTGCTGAGCCATCGCGTGCCGGCCGGCGTCGACGACGCCGCCAAGGTCAAGGCCTCGTACCTGGCCGCGGTCGCCTTCGGCAGCGAGAAGACCCCGCTGATCTCGCCCACCCGCGCCACCGAACTGCTGGGCACCATGCTCGGCGGCTACAACATCCATCCGCTGATCGAACTGCTGGACAACGCCGAACTCGGTGCAGTCGCCGCCGAGGGCCTGAAGCACACGCTGCTGATCTTCGACGCCTTCCACGACGTGCAGGAGAAGGCCGAGGCCGGCAACGCGCATGCCAAGGCGGTGCTGCAGAGCTGGGCCGAGGCCGAGTGGTTCACCAGCAAGCCGGAAGTGCCGCAGAGCCTGACCATCACCGTGTTCAAGGTGCCGGGCGAGACCAACACCGACGATCTTTCGCCGGCGCCGGACGCCACCACCCGCCCCGACATCCCGCTGCACGCGCTGGCGATGCTCAAGAACAAGCGCGACGGCGCCCCGTTCGAGCCGGAAGAAGACGGCAAGCGCGGCCCGATCCAGGCCATCGCCGATCTCAAGGCCAAGGGCCATCTGGTCGCCTATGTCGGCGACGTGGTCGGCACCGGTTCCTCGCGCAAGTCGGCGACCAACTCGGTGCTGTGGTGGACCGGCGAGGACATCCCGTACATCCCCAACAAGCGCTTCGGCGGCGTGTGCCTGGGGTCGAAGATCGCGCCGATCTTCTACAACACCATGGAAGACGCGGGCGCCTTGCCGATCGAGCTGGACGTGTCGCAGATGGAGCACGGCGACGTGGTCGAGCTGCGCCCGTACGAGGGTAAGGCGCTGAAGAACGGGCAGGTGATCGCCGAGTTCGCGATGAAGTCGGACGTGCTGTTCGACGAAGTGCGCGCCGGCGGCCGCATCCCGCTGATCGTCGGCCGTGGCCTCACCGCCAAGGCGCGCGAGTTCCTGGGCCTGCCGGCCTCGACCCTGTTCCGCCTGCCGATGGACCCGCCGGACACCGGCAAGGGCTTCTCGCTGGCGCAGAAGATGGTCGGCCGTGCCTGCGGCCTGCCCGAAGGCCAGGGCATGCGCCCGGGCACCTACTGCGAACCGAAGATGACCTCGGTGGGCTCGCAGGACACCACCGGCCCGATGACCCGCGACGAGCTGAAGGACCTGGCCTGCCTGGGCTTCTCCGCCGACCTGGTGATGCAGTCGTTCTGCCACACCGCCGCGTACCCCAAGCCGGTCGACGTCAAGACCCACCACACCCTGCCGGAATTCATTTCCACCCGTGGCGGCGTGTCGCTGCGTCCGGGCGACGGCGTGATCCACAGCTGGCTCAACCGCATGCTGCTGCCCGACACCGTCGGCACCGGCGGCGACTCGCACACCCGCTTCCCGATCGGTATCTCGTTCCCGGCCGGTTCCGGCCTGGTCGCCTTCGCCGCCGCCACCGGCGTCATGCCGCTGGACATGCCCGAGAGCGTGCTGGTGCGCTTCAAGGGGCAGATGCAGCCGGGCGTGACCCTGCGCGATCTGGTCAACGCGATCCCGCTGTACGCGATCAAGCAGGGCCTGCTGACCGTGGCCAAGCAGGGCAAGAAGAACATCTTCTCCGGTCGCATCCTGGAGATCGAAGGCCTGCCGGAGCTGAAGGTGGAGCAGGCGTTCGAACTGTCCGACGCCTCCGCCGAGCGTTCGGCCGCCGGTTGCACGGTGCGCCTGAACAAGGAGCCGATCGTCGAGTACCTGACCAGCAACATCACCCTGCTGAAGTGGATGATCGCCGAAGGCTACGCCGACGCGCGCTCGCTGGCGCGGCGGATCAAGAAGATGGAGGAGTGGCTGGCCGACCCGCAGCTGCTCGAGCCCGATGCCGACGCCGAGTACGCGGCGGTGATCGAGATCGACCTGGCCGACATCCACGAGCCGATCGTGGCCTGCCCGAACGACCCGGACGACGTGAAGACCCTGTCCGACGTGGCCGGTGCGGCGATCGACGAAGTGTTCATCGGCTCGTGCATGACCAACATCGGCCACTTCCGCGCCGCGGCCAAGCTGCTGGAAGGCAAGCGCGACATCCCGACCCGCCTGTGGGTCGCGCCGCCGACCAAGATGGACGCCTCGGAGCTGACCAAGGAAGGCCACTACGGCACCTTCGGCGCCGCCGGTGCGCGCATGGAAATGCCGGGTTGCTCGCTGTGCATGGGCAACCAGGCGCAGGCGCGCGAGGGCGCCACGGTGTTCTCCACCTCCACCCGCAACTTCCCCAACCGCCTGGGCCGCAACACCAACGTGTACCTGGGCTCGGCGGAGCTGGCGGCGATCTGCTCGCGCCTGGGGCGGATCCCGACCAAGGACGAGTACATGGCCGACGTGGGCGTGATCAAGACCAGTGGCGAGCAGATCTATCGCTACATGAACTTCGATCAGATCCAGGACTACCAGGACGTGGCCGCCACCGTCGCCGCCTGA
- a CDS encoding AbrB/MazE/SpoVT family DNA-binding domain-containing protein encodes MEATVAERGQITLPKAVRDALGLSKGTILKVELDGGRIILRKSVDDAISRARGRFKLDGFASTDEAMRAIRGRAPGDPFEPEPDAGA; translated from the coding sequence ATGGAAGCCACTGTCGCCGAGCGCGGTCAGATCACCCTGCCCAAGGCCGTGCGCGATGCGCTGGGCCTGAGCAAGGGCACCATCCTGAAGGTGGAACTGGACGGCGGCCGGATCATCCTGCGCAAGAGCGTGGACGATGCCATCTCACGCGCCCGCGGCCGCTTCAAGCTCGACGGCTTCGCCAGCACCGATGAGGCGATGCGCGCCATCCGCGGCCGCGCCCCGGGCGATCCGTTCGAGCCCGAGCCCGACGCCGGCGCATGA
- a CDS encoding type II toxin-antitoxin system VapC family toxin has protein sequence MIAIDSSVLVDLLADGPQADAAEACLRQCLSTGPVVVCDIVLAEVCSALRDGAEALSVLEDMSIRFSALEAKSALRAGEMQRRFRARGGKRERVVADFLIGAHALLQCDGLITRDDRFFRDYFKGLKIIVPKPAG, from the coding sequence ATGATCGCCATCGACTCGTCCGTGCTGGTGGACCTCCTGGCCGACGGCCCCCAGGCCGACGCCGCCGAAGCCTGCCTGCGGCAGTGCCTGAGCACCGGCCCGGTGGTGGTCTGCGACATCGTCCTGGCCGAGGTGTGCAGCGCGCTGCGCGACGGCGCCGAGGCCTTGTCGGTGCTGGAGGACATGAGCATCCGCTTCAGCGCGCTGGAGGCCAAGTCGGCCCTGCGCGCCGGCGAGATGCAGCGCCGCTTCCGCGCCCGCGGCGGCAAGCGCGAGCGGGTGGTGGCCGATTTCCTGATCGGTGCGCATGCGCTGCTGCAATGCGATGGCCTGATCACCCGCGACGACCGTTTTTTCCGCGATTACTTCAAGGGCCTGAAGATCATCGTCCCCAAGCCTGCCGGCTGA
- a CDS encoding DUF1963 domain-containing protein produces the protein MQSVYDASVRDHRAEAKLEALFDKHRQTGIVLQRIYPPTAFPDVRSRLGGLPQLPQAFEWPMGESYGEPAPMHFLAQIDCAELPRVGSLLPEQGMLFFFVVNDEEQIWDTDAPQQRARVLYVQEVPADQPERQPPEALRPILDVVSADNPHLPPGWLLPGEDGPRLHVRWPLVARRMDTWPQDMPEAISGVDWEVYQMRWEELRLGAAVAATGLMPSADRIRRWEQPLSHSCGFPGEWLRLQRDFPQAGILVDRLARFVGNARHRPDRTFVAHPDVLEWVDYARRLGWDKVPDEATRETFRHWLVDQVGAAPTETTLASYEMGTVFTRGLLAAIAYAATVPELAQLLPWVWYRDLEGEHLPYRESHRKHPDGRRRCAETRLHQMLGHVPSLQGMRPDAEEVCLLQLACDPAIDLEFGDCGHATFWIARDDLAMRNFDRVVAMVESH, from the coding sequence ATGCAGTCCGTTTACGACGCGAGCGTGCGCGACCACCGCGCGGAGGCCAAGCTCGAGGCCCTGTTCGACAAACACCGCCAGACCGGCATCGTGCTGCAGCGGATCTATCCCCCCACCGCGTTTCCTGACGTGCGCAGCCGGCTGGGCGGCCTGCCGCAGCTGCCGCAGGCGTTCGAGTGGCCGATGGGCGAAAGCTACGGCGAGCCGGCGCCCATGCACTTCCTAGCCCAGATCGACTGCGCGGAGTTGCCGCGCGTCGGGTCGCTGCTGCCCGAGCAGGGGATGCTGTTCTTCTTTGTCGTCAACGACGAAGAACAGATCTGGGATACGGACGCGCCCCAGCAACGTGCCCGCGTGCTGTATGTGCAGGAGGTGCCGGCGGACCAGCCCGAGCGCCAGCCGCCGGAGGCGCTGCGCCCGATCCTGGACGTGGTCTCGGCCGACAACCCGCATCTGCCGCCAGGCTGGCTCCTGCCCGGGGAAGACGGTCCGCGCCTGCACGTGCGCTGGCCATTGGTCGCGCGGCGGATGGACACCTGGCCGCAGGACATGCCGGAAGCCATCTCCGGGGTGGATTGGGAGGTGTACCAGATGCGTTGGGAGGAATTGCGCCTGGGCGCCGCGGTGGCGGCGACCGGGCTGATGCCCAGCGCCGACCGGATCCGGCGTTGGGAGCAGCCACTGTCCCACTCCTGCGGTTTCCCTGGCGAGTGGCTGCGCCTGCAGCGCGATTTTCCGCAGGCGGGCATCCTGGTGGATCGTCTGGCGCGGTTCGTCGGCAATGCCCGGCACAGGCCGGATCGCACGTTCGTGGCGCATCCGGATGTGCTGGAGTGGGTGGACTATGCCCGTCGCCTTGGTTGGGACAAGGTGCCCGATGAGGCGACGCGGGAAACGTTCAGACACTGGCTCGTCGACCAGGTCGGCGCCGCGCCCACGGAGACCACGCTCGCCAGTTACGAAATGGGCACGGTGTTCACCCGCGGGCTGTTGGCGGCGATCGCCTATGCCGCGACGGTGCCCGAGCTGGCGCAGTTGCTGCCCTGGGTGTGGTATCGCGACCTGGAGGGCGAGCACCTGCCGTATCGGGAGAGCCATCGCAAACACCCGGATGGACGCAGGCGCTGTGCCGAGACCAGGCTCCACCAGATGCTGGGGCATGTTCCGTCGCTGCAGGGCATGCGCCCGGACGCGGAGGAGGTCTGCCTGCTGCAACTCGCCTGCGATCCCGCCATCGACCTCGAGTTCGGCGATTGCGGCCATGCCACCTTCTGGATCGCCCGGGACGACCTGGCGATGCGCAACTTCGATCGGGTCGTGGCGATGGTCGAGTCGCATTGA
- the acnA gene encoding aconitate hydratase AcnA, with protein MSDSFSTRTSLEVNGQRYAYYSLPKLAERFDIARLPYSLKILLENLLRHEDGGVTVGKDHIEAVATWDPKAEPDTEIAFMPARVVLQDFTGVPCVVDLAAMRDAVVKLGGRPEQINPLIPSELVIDHSVQVDVFGKPDALDLNGKIEFQRNKERYGFLRWGQKAFDNFKVVPPNTGIVHQVNLEHLARVVMTAERDGEQIAYPDTVFGTDSHTTMINGIGVLGWGVGGIEAEAAMLGQPSSMLIPQVVGFKLTGQLPEGATATDLVLTVTQMLRKHGVVGKFVEFFGDGLQHLPLADRATIGNMAPEYGATCGIFPIDAESLTYLRLSGRSEAQIALVEAYAKAQGLWHDADSPHASYSATLELDMGQIKPSLAGPKRPQDRVLLEDMQRNFRDSLVPFADARAKRHSDAKQEDRLKNEGGGGTAVGAKASHAESAEDSGAGWRLRDGSVVIAAITSCTNTSNPAVMLGAGLLARNAVAKGLKAQPWVKTSLGPGSLVVTDYLKKAGVMGDLEKLGFYVVGYGCTTCIGNSGPLPEDVSAAIAKDDLVVASVLSGNRNFEGRVHPEVKMNYLASPPLVVAYAIAGTTDIDLTRDPLGTGSDGQPVYLRDIWPSNKDIGDTIAATVGPEMFKQNYADVFKGDSRWAAIASPDGELYAWDAGSTYIKNPPYFDGMTMQAGSIDDVHGARVLGLFGDSITTDHISPAGNIKKDSPAGRFLQERGVQPADFNSYGSRRGNDDVMVRGTFANIRIKNLMFGGEEGGNTLYHAPGGGQPEKLAIYDAAMKYKADGVPLVVIAGKEYGTGSSRDWAAKGTNLLGVKAVIAESFERIHRSNLVGMGVLPLQFMDNENAQSLGLDGSEVFAITGLQDGASKRATVEAKKADGSVKQFQVKVLLLTPKEVEYFKHGGLLQYVLRQLAARKAA; from the coding sequence ATGAGCGATTCCTTTTCCACCCGCACCTCGCTCGAGGTCAACGGCCAACGCTACGCCTACTACAGCCTGCCCAAGCTCGCCGAGCGCTTCGACATCGCCCGCCTGCCCTACTCGCTGAAGATCCTGCTGGAAAACCTGTTGCGCCACGAAGACGGTGGCGTGACCGTGGGCAAGGACCACATCGAGGCGGTGGCCACGTGGGATCCCAAGGCCGAGCCGGACACCGAGATCGCCTTCATGCCGGCGCGCGTGGTGCTGCAGGACTTCACCGGCGTGCCCTGCGTGGTCGACCTGGCGGCGATGCGCGACGCGGTGGTCAAGCTCGGCGGCCGCCCGGAGCAGATCAATCCGCTGATTCCCTCCGAGCTGGTGATCGACCACTCCGTGCAGGTGGACGTGTTCGGCAAGCCCGATGCGCTGGACCTCAACGGCAAGATCGAGTTCCAGCGCAACAAGGAGCGCTACGGCTTCCTGCGCTGGGGCCAGAAGGCGTTCGACAACTTCAAGGTGGTGCCGCCGAACACCGGCATCGTGCACCAGGTGAACCTGGAGCATCTGGCGCGGGTGGTGATGACCGCCGAGCGCGACGGCGAGCAGATCGCCTATCCGGACACCGTGTTCGGCACCGACAGCCACACCACCATGATCAACGGCATCGGCGTGCTCGGCTGGGGTGTGGGCGGCATCGAGGCGGAAGCGGCGATGCTCGGCCAGCCCTCGTCGATGCTGATCCCGCAGGTGGTGGGCTTCAAGCTGACCGGCCAGTTGCCCGAGGGCGCCACCGCCACCGACCTGGTGCTGACGGTGACGCAGATGCTGCGCAAGCACGGCGTGGTCGGCAAGTTCGTCGAGTTCTTCGGCGACGGCCTGCAGCACCTGCCGCTGGCCGACCGCGCCACCATCGGCAACATGGCCCCGGAGTACGGCGCCACCTGCGGCATCTTCCCGATCGACGCCGAATCGCTGACCTACCTGCGCCTGTCCGGACGCAGCGAGGCGCAGATCGCGCTGGTCGAGGCCTACGCCAAGGCGCAGGGCCTGTGGCACGACGCCGACAGCCCGCACGCCAGCTACAGCGCCACGCTCGAACTGGACATGGGTCAGATCAAGCCCTCGCTGGCCGGCCCCAAGCGGCCGCAGGACCGGGTACTGCTGGAAGACATGCAGCGCAATTTCCGCGACAGCCTGGTGCCGTTCGCCGACGCCCGCGCCAAGCGCCACAGCGATGCCAAGCAGGAAGACCGGCTGAAGAACGAAGGCGGCGGCGGCACCGCGGTCGGCGCCAAGGCCTCGCACGCCGAGAGCGCCGAAGACAGCGGCGCCGGCTGGCGCCTGCGCGACGGTTCGGTGGTGATCGCCGCGATCACCTCCTGCACCAACACCTCCAATCCGGCGGTGATGCTCGGCGCCGGCCTGCTCGCGCGCAACGCCGTGGCCAAGGGCCTGAAGGCGCAGCCGTGGGTCAAGACCTCGCTCGGGCCGGGCTCGCTGGTGGTCACCGACTACCTGAAGAAGGCCGGGGTCATGGGCGACCTGGAGAAGCTCGGCTTCTATGTGGTCGGCTACGGCTGCACCACCTGCATCGGCAACTCCGGCCCGCTGCCGGAGGACGTCTCGGCCGCCATCGCCAAGGACGACCTGGTGGTGGCCTCGGTGCTGTCGGGCAACCGCAACTTCGAGGGCCGCGTGCACCCGGAAGTGAAGATGAACTACCTGGCCTCGCCGCCCCTGGTGGTCGCCTACGCCATCGCCGGCACCACCGACATCGACCTGACCCGCGACCCGCTAGGCACCGGCAGCGACGGCCAGCCGGTGTACCTGCGCGACATCTGGCCGAGCAACAAGGACATCGGCGACACCATCGCCGCCACGGTCGGCCCGGAGATGTTCAAGCAGAACTACGCCGACGTGTTCAAGGGCGACAGCCGCTGGGCCGCGATCGCCTCGCCCGACGGCGAGCTGTACGCCTGGGACGCCGGCTCCACCTACATCAAGAACCCGCCGTACTTCGACGGCATGACCATGCAGGCCGGCTCCATCGACGACGTGCACGGCGCGCGCGTGCTCGGCCTGTTCGGCGATTCGATCACCACCGACCACATCTCCCCGGCCGGCAACATCAAGAAGGACTCGCCGGCGGGCCGCTTCCTGCAGGAACGCGGCGTGCAGCCGGCCGACTTCAACAGCTACGGCAGCCGCCGCGGCAACGACGACGTCATGGTCCGCGGCACCTTCGCCAACATCCGCATCAAGAACCTGATGTTCGGCGGCGAGGAAGGCGGCAACACCCTGTACCACGCGCCCGGCGGCGGCCAGCCGGAGAAGCTGGCGATCTACGACGCGGCGATGAAGTACAAGGCCGACGGCGTGCCGCTGGTGGTGATCGCGGGCAAGGAGTACGGCACCGGCTCCTCGCGCGACTGGGCGGCCAAGGGCACCAACCTGCTCGGGGTCAAGGCGGTGATCGCCGAGAGCTTCGAGCGCATCCACCGCTCCAACCTGGTCGGCATGGGCGTGCTGCCGCTGCAGTTCATGGACAACGAGAACGCGCAGTCGCTGGGCCTGGACGGCTCGGAAGTGTTCGCCATCACCGGCCTGCAGGACGGCGCCAGCAAGCGCGCCACGGTGGAAGCGAAGAAGGCCGACGGCAGCGTCAAGCAGTTCCAGGTCAAGGTGTTGCTGCTGACGCCCAAGGAAGTGGAGTACTTCAAGCACGGTGGCCTGTTGCAGTACGTGCTGCGGCAACTGGCCGCGCGCAAGGCGGCCTGA